AGCCGATACCTTCGGATGAGTTCCGCCAGGTGGTAGCCCGTGACAACTTCCGCACTCGGCTTGACTTCCATCAACGACATTCCATTTAGGAGCATTGTTCATGTTCCCGTTTCTGAAATAACCGTGACAATATGTATTTGAACAGGTTAAATTGCCTGAATCGTAAATCGGGCTCGGCACTATATATTCACCTATGTTAAAACCAGCAGATTTATGTCTTGCAAGTGAGCTATCTTGAAAGATGACTTCTGCTCCTGGGGTTGAATCAATATGACCTGGGGATTTAAGAGCGGTCGGTTTTATATGACACTCAGCACAGTCAAAACCAACGCTGACTTTACCTTCAATGAGATGAGATTGATGAGCCCCGACACCACGAGAAGTTGTTGAGAAGTTATTGTTCAAATCTCTCGGCGGGGCTGGATTTGCAACACTTCCGTGACAAGTATTGCACGCCTCTGGACCACCAACGCTATTATGACAGGTATAACAAGAAGACCTGCTCACACCACCTGTATAATCTTTTCCGTGACATTGTTTGCACTGATCAAAGTCATAACTTGTTCTTCTTAAAAACTTACCATGTGAATTTTCACTTTTAATGTCAACCCAATCTGAAGGATGAATTCTTATATCACCAAGCAAAAGGCTATCTTCAACAACCCATTTTTTTATCTTGTCAGCTTTGATTGAGGAATCAGCACCAAGATATTTTCGCATACTTCCACCGGGCTGAGTGACGCGAACTATTTTGCTGTTTTGGTCCCCCGGAAAAGCAACACCACTTTGTATTATGCCGAAATAAGTTGAAAGGTCAAAATCTGAATTTTGGTTATGACAGCCGATGCAATTGTTATCAAAAATTGGTTTTATATCGTCTTTGTAGGTTAATTTAACTTTTGGTTGAGGTGTTAAAACATCCTCTTTTAACTCACTGCAAGAAAAGAAAAGCAATGAAAGTGAAAAAATCAAGAACAAAATTTTTGATTTCATTTTCGTTTTTGAAAATTTAATTTTTACTTTTCTTGCCCATGACAATATCCACAGAAACCAATACCAGCTTTTCTAGTATTAATGTGGCAAGTAAAGCAAACCGAACCATCGTTTGTGTGCCAATCACCTTCAACATCTTTCATATAATTTTTCGGATGCGTCTTCGGGTCGTTCCCAAGTCCAGGGTTTCTATCAACATGGCAGAGAACACAAGTTGGGTCAGCTCCCTCTGTATCGTGACAGCTCATACACATTTCAATGTCCCTTTTTGCAAGTTTTGCATGCCTTCCGCCACCCGTTCCAACTCCAATTGTAACGAAATCATTTCCCTTATGCCATTCCGGTTTAACAGAACTTGTGGTTGCGCCATTTGGAACATGACAACCAGAACAGAACGTTTGCCTATCGTGGCAAACATAGCAATCATTTGACTTTGCCTTTGCGTCAATTCCGTGAGTGTAGCGGTAATTTAGGTCATGGACTCTTTGTAAAACAAGCTGTTGCTTCCCTGAGCTTTGTGGGGTGAAGGGAGAATAAAAATCACTTCCAACTCGCAAAAGATTTGCCCCATCGTGACACTGTTGACAGAAATCATCTGAATGACAAGTGATGCAACTATTTTCAGCCCCACCGGCGCGGACAAGCTTTTTATGCTCGGTTTTAAAATCGGCTACCTTATGGCTTGACGGCAAGATTGAAACCATTTCTTTATGGCACGCCTCACATTCATTCGTAGCGATTCTATTGTTATGACAGGCAAAACAACTCTCCATGCTTGGCAAATGTTCCGGCGTTGCATAGTCAACTTTATCTGAGCCAGCGTGACAGTCAAGACAATTCATCTTTTGATTCTCAATGTGAAATTTATGCGAAAAGATAATTTTCCGCACCGGGGCTTCGTAAGGGACTAATAGTTCAATGTCTTTATGACAATACTCACATGGTGTTGATTTCTCATCGTGACAATTATAGCATGTGCTCATATCAGGTAAAAGAAAATCGGAGGCGTTTTCACTTTTCAGTGCCTCAGCGTGACAATCGGTGCACTCGGCACCAACATTTTCAGCGTGAAATTGATGTGAAAATTTAATGTTCATCCATTGCTTAACATTGTCACCATAAAATTCCGCCTTGTCGGATTTGTCAGAGTTTGAAAAAGCGACAAACACAAATGAAGCTGGAACAAGTAAAATGGTGAAGAAATACAGAGCAAAAATTTTAAAATTTGATTTCATCGCAACTTCCGAATGTTAATTTTTCATTTGATAAAACCAATGTTTGTGAAAAGCCAGTAATTTAACTTGAAGAAGAAACGGAAATCAGAGCTGTAAATTCTGTTCCGCAGATATTGACCTTGGATGTCAAATGAAAACGCCCTGTTAAGTTTATAATTCACACCGAGCGATAAAGCGATGGATTTTTCCCTTTCTGTGACATCTGAAAGTTTATATGAGGCGTAGCTTAAGCTCACATTTGGTATCAACCTATCTCCAAACATCGGATAGTAAAGTTGAGCCGAGAACCCATCAAGTTCGCCAGCATACCCAATCCTTTTTGCAAAATTAACAGAACCATATCCAGCATCAAAACCAAAAACTATCCTTTGCGATTTCTCATCAACATAATTCACATTTGAAAATCCAACGGTAAGTCTGAAAAGTGATGAAATTTTATAATTTACGCCCACTTCAATTTCTTTCGTGACGCCATAATTGAAAACGGAAAAAATTGAATTCACGGGGATCCGCGGGTCGCGATAATCATAACCAGCGTTCAACTTCAAGCGATTTGTCAAATTAACTCCAAGTGACACCTCCCCTCTTGAAAATTTTGACTTATTCAAATCATAATCCGCCCGTGAATAAAATTCAAAAATGGAAAAATCATACCCAACATCAGCGCTGATGATTTGATACTGTGAAGAGACTGTGTTAATCTCCTGAGCAAAGACATCACCCAAGCTGTCAGCTCGTAGCGCTGAATACGGCTTTGGTTTTCTATGTTGGTTAAAATAGCTTAACGAAGTGTTTAAATCACCGCTTGAAAACTTCAATTGACCGCCGAACATAAAATTATTCCTTGTGTCATCTGTGATACTAAATTTCTGACCGACGGGTGGGAGAAAACCACCATAAACATTCGCTGAAAGAGACTTCAAGATTTTCGTATTTATGAAAGCACCATCAATCGTTCCAACACCAACGCCAGAAAAAACCGCAAACCTTCCGATTTTCAAATTAAATCTATTAAAGAGATTTCTCCAGTTGATATAGAAATTGTAAAATCTAACGCGCGGGTCACCCGATTGCTTCTGGCGAAAATCATTTGAGAGATTAGCAAAGGCATGAAAAGATAAATTTCCCTGACTTAAAGATAACTGCGCAAATTGATAAGCCCGAAGATGATTTGTTGATATTGTTTGGGTTTCTTGTCTTTGCCACATGTACGCAGATGTTGTCAAGCGCAGGTTTAGATTTTGGGCAAATAAAAATGCTGGCAAAACTAATAAAATTAAAATTCTCATTTTCGTCTTTCAATTTGTTTAATTTTAAGGTAGAGTGCAATCACAAGGATAGTTATTATCAAAGTTGAAGCACCGAGTCCCCATCGCCTAAAGTAATATTCA
This is a stretch of genomic DNA from Candidatus Thermokryptus mobilis. It encodes these proteins:
- a CDS encoding CxxxxCH/CxxCH domain c-type cytochrome, whose product is MKSKILFLIFSLSLLFFSCSELKEDVLTPQPKVKLTYKDDIKPIFDNNCIGCHNQNSDFDLSTYFGIIQSGVAFPGDQNSKIVRVTQPGGSMRKYLGADSSIKADKIKKWVVEDSLLLGDIRIHPSDWVDIKSENSHGKFLRRTSYDFDQCKQCHGKDYTGGVSRSSCYTCHNSVGGPEACNTCHGSVANPAPPRDLNNNFSTTSRGVGAHQSHLIEGKVSVGFDCAECHIKPTALKSPGHIDSTPGAEVIFQDSSLARHKSAGFNIGEYIVPSPIYDSGNLTCSNTYCHGYFRNGNMNNAPKWNVVDGSQAECGSCHGLPPGGTHPKVSATSCGTSCHNDVVEISNGGLRIKDKTKHINGKLSLFGNEVDFSVSGLSKAVSR
- a CDS encoding cytochrome c3 family protein, yielding MKSNFKIFALYFFTILLVPASFVFVAFSNSDKSDKAEFYGDNVKQWMNIKFSHQFHAENVGAECTDCHAEALKSENASDFLLPDMSTCYNCHDEKSTPCEYCHKDIELLVPYEAPVRKIIFSHKFHIENQKMNCLDCHAGSDKVDYATPEHLPSMESCFACHNNRIATNECEACHKEMVSILPSSHKVADFKTEHKKLVRAGGAENSCITCHSDDFCQQCHDGANLLRVGSDFYSPFTPQSSGKQQLVLQRVHDLNYRYTHGIDAKAKSNDCYVCHDRQTFCSGCHVPNGATTSSVKPEWHKGNDFVTIGVGTGGGRHAKLAKRDIEMCMSCHDTEGADPTCVLCHVDRNPGLGNDPKTHPKNYMKDVEGDWHTNDGSVCFTCHINTRKAGIGFCGYCHGQEK